Proteins encoded within one genomic window of Anaerohalosphaeraceae bacterium:
- a CDS encoding flavodoxin family protein — protein sequence MATGLVIYYSRSGNTKIMAKTIADAMTAAGVPTACKSVSEVKPDDLLKVDAIVVGSPTYYGRAAAPIA from the coding sequence ATGGCCACTGGATTGGTAATTTATTACTCGCGTAGCGGCAATACCAAAATCATGGCAAAAACCATTGCGGATGCCATGACCGCTGCAGGCGTTCCAACCGCCTGTAAAAGCGTGAGCGAAGTAAAACCGGATGACCTTCTGAAAGTCGATGCAATTGTAGTCGGCTCACCGACGTACTACGGCCGGGCCGCCGCCCCCATCGCCTAG
- a CDS encoding HAD family hydrolase has product MSVQSVLFDLDGTLTVPLLDFDLIRRQIGLPPDCPSILAAIENLPENRRRQAWEILCRHEEYAALHSTLQPSAKSLLDYLRQKNIKTGILTRNSRQCTQTVLTKHRITVDGMITREDGPPKPDPFGVLALCRLFQTLPSKTLVVGDFLHDLQAAENAGAVAVLFKSHPRADEFVPWADFVIHSLDEIRLIIDNLSG; this is encoded by the coding sequence ATGTCTGTGCAGTCGGTTCTGTTTGATTTAGACGGCACGCTCACAGTGCCGCTGCTGGATTTTGATTTGATTCGACGCCAAATCGGCCTTCCGCCGGACTGCCCTTCTATTCTCGCAGCCATTGAAAATCTGCCGGAAAACCGGCGTCGGCAGGCATGGGAAATCCTCTGCCGACACGAAGAATATGCCGCCCTGCATTCCACACTTCAGCCGTCCGCCAAATCCCTGCTGGACTATCTTCGGCAAAAAAATATCAAAACAGGTATTTTGACCCGCAATTCCCGACAGTGCACCCAAACCGTCCTCACCAAACACCGGATAACCGTCGATGGAATGATCACCCGTGAAGACGGACCGCCGAAACCGGACCCCTTCGGGGTTCTGGCTTTGTGCCGTCTATTCCAGACTCTCCCTTCCAAGACTCTCGTCGTCGGGGATTTTCTTCACGACCTTCAAGCCGCCGAAAACGCCGGCGCCGTCGCTGTCCTCTTCAAAAGCCACCCCCGAGCCGATGAATTTGTTCCTTGGGCGGATTTTGTCATTCATTCCCTTGACGAAATCCGGCTCATCATAGACAATCTCTCCGGATAA
- a CDS encoding ABC transporter ATP-binding protein → MSQKQIQPEDGILVVRDLTKRYGDKLVLDSVSMAIEEGKTTVIIGPSGCGKTVFMKHLIVLERPDSGEVYYRGRRIDRLSERELVPIRRKFGFCFQMGALFDSITVYENIIFPLRQHYKITDWKAVDEMVKQKLALVGMDGYQHYYPANLSGGQRKRVALARAIALNPEIILYDEPTTGLDPITSDVINELILKLQRELKVTSVVVTHDMRSAYKIADRIVMLHHGRIVADGDAEHIRTHPNEIVQQFIQGKVSEAELEALRLGGTKFPTQFMPEDFE, encoded by the coding sequence TTGAGTCAAAAACAGATTCAGCCGGAAGATGGGATTCTTGTCGTCCGTGATTTGACAAAGCGGTACGGCGACAAACTGGTTCTGGACAGCGTCTCGATGGCGATTGAAGAAGGCAAAACGACGGTCATCATCGGGCCGAGCGGCTGCGGCAAAACTGTCTTTATGAAACACTTGATTGTGCTGGAGCGTCCGGATTCCGGGGAAGTCTATTATCGAGGCCGGCGGATTGATCGTCTCAGCGAGCGGGAACTGGTTCCGATTCGCCGGAAATTCGGCTTTTGTTTTCAGATGGGGGCTTTGTTTGACAGCATTACGGTTTATGAGAATATTATTTTCCCGCTGCGTCAGCACTACAAAATCACCGACTGGAAGGCCGTCGATGAAATGGTCAAACAGAAGCTGGCTTTGGTCGGGATGGACGGCTACCAGCATTATTATCCGGCGAATTTGTCCGGCGGTCAGCGCAAGCGGGTGGCCCTGGCCCGGGCAATTGCACTGAATCCGGAGATTATCCTTTATGATGAGCCGACGACCGGTCTGGACCCGATTACCTCGGATGTGATTAATGAGCTGATTTTGAAACTCCAGCGGGAACTGAAGGTGACCAGCGTGGTGGTTACACACGATATGAGAAGTGCCTATAAGATAGCGGACCGGATTGTGATGCTCCATCACGGGCGCATTGTTGCGGACGGAGATGCCGAACACATTCGGACACATCCCAATGAGATTGTCCAGCAGTTTATTCAGGGCAAGGTCAGCGAGGCGGAGCTGGAGGCGCTGCGGCTGGGCGGAACAAAATTTCCGACCCAGTTTATGCCGGAGGATTTTGAGTGA
- a CDS encoding ComF family protein has protein sequence MQVLEHLGLFFRKRLLPWGQGAAAMLWPRQCLLCGAFPEEGTFLCRRCWQDFARTTGQDYCRRCGLTVGPYGHLPEGCGRCEGQRILTDGILRVGQYDSVLRDLLLRLKFQERTELADFFGPFLRAVFESRSWGQVDYLVPVPLHWLRRLQRGFNQSDLLAKALKGLEVPICRDLVRVRYTRRQWNLMSAQRRRNVKGAFAVRKRHLFEGASVCLLDDITTSRATLNECARVLKRAGAQKVYALVAAVADTAEFD, from the coding sequence ATGCAGGTACTTGAGCATCTTGGGTTGTTTTTTCGAAAGCGTCTGCTGCCCTGGGGGCAGGGAGCGGCGGCGATGCTTTGGCCTCGACAGTGCCTCTTGTGCGGGGCCTTTCCGGAGGAGGGAACCTTTCTATGCAGACGCTGCTGGCAGGATTTTGCCCGCACAACCGGACAGGATTACTGCCGCCGATGCGGTCTGACGGTCGGCCCTTATGGACATCTGCCGGAGGGGTGCGGTCGATGCGAGGGACAGCGGATTCTGACGGACGGCATTCTGCGGGTGGGGCAGTATGATTCCGTCTTGCGGGATTTGCTGCTGCGGCTGAAATTTCAGGAAAGAACAGAGCTGGCGGACTTTTTCGGTCCGTTTTTAAGGGCTGTGTTTGAGAGTCGTTCCTGGGGGCAAGTCGACTACCTGGTGCCGGTTCCTCTGCACTGGCTGCGGCGTCTGCAAAGAGGATTCAATCAGTCGGATTTATTGGCAAAGGCGCTTAAGGGACTCGAAGTGCCTATTTGCCGGGATTTGGTTCGTGTTCGGTACACCCGAAGGCAGTGGAACCTGATGAGTGCCCAAAGGCGGAGAAATGTCAAAGGGGCTTTTGCCGTTCGAAAAAGGCATCTGTTTGAGGGGGCGTCCGTTTGCCTTCTGGATGATATTACCACCAGCCGGGCTACGCTGAATGAATGTGCCAGGGTTCTCAAAAGGGCTGGTGCACAAAAGGTTTATGCACTGGTGGCCGCTGTGGCAGACACGGCGGAATTCGATTGA
- the murJ gene encoding murein biosynthesis integral membrane protein MurJ, whose protein sequence is MVKGFRQIAVLTVISRILGMVRDMAFAYFFGRSDLFDAWTIAFKIPNLSRRIFGEGAATTSFIPVYSRYLEKDPKEANRLANTVLTAVFLILTAVVLLVWAGIWGYMQFGAELEGTRRMLKLTAIMMPYMVMICLAAVMGGILNSHRHFAAPALAPVVLNIFLIGALVISGKMLGWPKEKMVYFTAWAVIAVGIGQLLLVAAPMKRYGVQLRPAWEFRSEGVRSILMLMGPMILGLTATQINTLADDIIAKSLSGSAEKGDSFLLFGQTIRYPVWAGTVSGLFYAQRLYQFPLGVLGVSLATAIYPVLSRTAAREDKTELLETIRRGICGAFFIALPATAGMILIGRPLVAVLFERGAFTAADTKATAWILYGYSLGLCGYFCQQIVTRVYYAIGQSRRPAMTAAAAVGVNVCLNLLLIWPMGAAGLALSTALCSYLQVGILLISLRKQLGGNVFEGWMGTLWKTIVCTILMTLTGLLVLRLMRDWPKGTGYELIRIGAVVGICGGVFLVGSWMSGNEMLTLLSGRKAVLGKKTRDSCGTEE, encoded by the coding sequence ATGGTAAAGGGATTTCGACAGATTGCGGTTTTGACCGTCATCAGCCGGATTTTGGGAATGGTCCGGGATATGGCGTTTGCGTATTTTTTCGGCCGCAGCGACTTGTTTGATGCCTGGACGATAGCGTTTAAGATTCCCAATCTCTCGCGTCGGATATTCGGCGAGGGGGCGGCAACGACCTCTTTTATCCCGGTGTACAGCCGGTATCTGGAAAAAGACCCCAAAGAGGCCAATCGGCTGGCCAATACGGTTTTGACGGCGGTTTTTCTGATTTTGACGGCTGTCGTGCTTTTGGTTTGGGCGGGGATTTGGGGGTATATGCAGTTCGGGGCGGAGCTGGAGGGCACACGGCGGATGCTGAAACTGACGGCAATTATGATGCCGTATATGGTGATGATTTGTCTGGCGGCGGTGATGGGAGGGATTCTCAACAGCCATCGGCATTTTGCCGCTCCGGCGCTGGCACCTGTGGTGCTCAATATCTTTTTGATAGGGGCGTTGGTGATTTCCGGGAAAATGTTGGGCTGGCCGAAGGAAAAGATGGTTTATTTTACGGCCTGGGCCGTCATTGCCGTCGGCATCGGTCAGCTGCTGCTGGTGGCGGCGCCGATGAAACGCTACGGTGTTCAGCTGCGGCCTGCGTGGGAGTTTCGCTCGGAGGGGGTTCGGTCGATTCTGATGCTGATGGGGCCGATGATATTGGGACTGACGGCCACGCAGATTAATACGCTGGCGGATGATATTATCGCCAAGTCTCTGTCCGGTTCGGCGGAGAAAGGGGACAGTTTCCTTCTTTTCGGACAAACGATTCGGTATCCGGTCTGGGCCGGGACGGTTTCGGGGCTTTTTTATGCGCAGCGGCTTTATCAGTTTCCGCTGGGGGTTCTGGGAGTTTCGCTGGCCACGGCGATTTATCCGGTTTTGAGCCGCACGGCCGCCCGGGAGGATAAAACAGAGCTGCTGGAGACGATTCGGCGCGGAATCTGCGGAGCGTTTTTTATTGCGCTGCCGGCCACGGCAGGGATGATTCTCATCGGACGGCCGTTGGTGGCGGTTCTATTTGAGCGTGGGGCGTTTACAGCGGCGGATACAAAGGCGACGGCGTGGATTTTGTACGGCTACAGTCTGGGACTGTGCGGATATTTCTGCCAGCAGATTGTCACGCGGGTGTACTATGCCATCGGGCAGTCCAGGCGTCCGGCGATGACGGCCGCCGCTGCGGTGGGGGTAAATGTTTGTTTGAATCTTCTGCTGATTTGGCCGATGGGGGCGGCGGGGCTGGCGCTTTCTACCGCGCTGTGTTCCTATCTTCAGGTGGGGATTTTGTTGATTTCGCTTCGAAAACAACTGGGCGGAAATGTGTTTGAAGGATGGATGGGCACTCTTTGGAAAACGATTGTCTGTACGATTCTGATGACGCTGACAGGATTGCTCGTTTTGCGGCTGATGAGGGATTGGCCGAAGGGGACTGGATATGAATTGATACGAATCGGAGCGGTGGTAGGGATTTGCGGAGGGGTTTTTCTTGTTGGGTCCTGGATGAGCGGCAATGAAATGCTTACACTCTTGTCAGGAAGGAAAGCGGTTCTTGGGAAGAAAACCAGGGATTCTTGCGGAACGGAAGAATAG
- a CDS encoding ABC transporter permease, which translates to MIEILGERTICCIEGFGRFGRFAGESFRAMIHTFFHPRSYPLVLNQMNVIGVKSVPVVMATGAFVGMILAIQAYGQLASMGLEERLGVLINIAVVKELGPVLAAVMLAGRVGGALTAELGTMNVTEQIAAVQSFGVSPIRYLVAPRVLACLLLTPLLIIYADLLGILGGFFVSVKQLGINPGAYWNYSAMGVELWDVSTGALKGFFFGGAIALISCYKGFTCREGARGVGEACTEAFVGCFISILALNYVFAVVLSAVYKTFWPLRPLI; encoded by the coding sequence ATGATAGAGATTCTCGGAGAGCGAACGATTTGCTGTATAGAAGGATTCGGCCGCTTCGGACGATTTGCGGGCGAGTCATTTCGGGCGATGATTCATACTTTTTTTCATCCCCGTTCCTATCCGCTGGTTCTAAATCAGATGAATGTGATTGGGGTAAAGAGCGTTCCTGTCGTGATGGCTACGGGGGCTTTTGTCGGGATGATATTGGCCATTCAGGCCTATGGACAACTGGCATCGATGGGTCTGGAAGAGCGCTTGGGTGTGTTAATTAACATAGCGGTTGTGAAAGAATTGGGGCCTGTTCTGGCGGCGGTGATGCTGGCCGGACGGGTCGGAGGGGCCCTGACGGCGGAACTGGGCACGATGAATGTAACCGAGCAGATTGCGGCGGTGCAGAGTTTTGGAGTCAGCCCGATTCGATATCTAGTGGCTCCGCGGGTTTTGGCGTGTCTTCTGCTGACACCGCTTTTGATTATTTACGCGGACTTGCTGGGTATTCTCGGCGGCTTTTTTGTGAGTGTCAAACAGCTGGGCATCAATCCCGGTGCCTATTGGAATTACAGCGCGATGGGGGTGGAATTATGGGACGTATCGACTGGAGCCCTGAAGGGGTTCTTTTTCGGAGGGGCGATCGCCTTAATCAGCTGTTATAAAGGATTTACCTGCCGAGAGGGGGCGCGGGGTGTCGGGGAGGCCTGTACGGAGGCGTTTGTCGGGTGTTTTATTTCGATCCTGGCGCTGAATTATGTATTTGCGGTTGTTCTCAGTGCGGTGTATAAAACCTTTTGGCCGCTGCGGCCGCTGATTTAA
- a CDS encoding PTS sugar transporter subunit IIA: MILTQILQPTCIKAPLESRDKTSAIEELINLLAKAGQITDPVGALEAVMEREQQRSTGIGSGIAIPHGKTASAKELVMAFGIAKNPIDFDSIDKKPVKIIVLLLSPPDCTGPHIQALARISRLMLDETLKAKLEKASSPEEVYELISSKETE; encoded by the coding sequence ATGATTTTGACGCAAATTCTGCAGCCGACCTGCATTAAAGCGCCGCTGGAAAGTCGGGATAAAACCAGCGCTATTGAAGAGTTGATAAACCTGCTCGCCAAAGCGGGACAGATTACCGATCCCGTTGGTGCCCTTGAAGCTGTAATGGAACGGGAACAGCAAAGAAGCACAGGCATCGGCTCAGGGATTGCTATTCCTCACGGGAAAACCGCCTCCGCCAAAGAGCTGGTTATGGCCTTCGGAATCGCAAAAAATCCGATTGATTTCGACAGCATCGATAAAAAACCTGTGAAAATCATCGTCCTGCTGTTGTCCCCGCCTGACTGCACCGGGCCCCATATCCAGGCCCTGGCCCGCATAAGCCGGCTGATGCTGGACGAAACCCTCAAGGCCAAACTCGAAAAGGCCTCCTCTCCGGAAGAGGTTTACGAACTCATCAGCAGCAAAGAAACGGAATAA
- the gdhA gene encoding NADP-specific glutamate dehydrogenase: MSKVKSYIQSVLDIVKSRNPGEKEFFQAVQEVLESLEPVLERHPKYQDQKILERITEPERVIMFRVPWLDDKGQIQINRGFRVQMNSAIGPYKGGLRFHPSVNVGILKFLAFEQVFKNSLTTLPMGGGKGGSDFDPKGKSDNEVMRFCQSFMTELCKHIGANTDVPAGDIGVGGREIGYLFGQYKRIINEFTGVLTGKAVKWGGSLIRPEATGYGCVFFAQNMLATRGDSIKGKICTVSGSGNVAQYTVEKINQLGGKCVTLSDSSGTIYDPSGIDAEKLAWVMELKNVRRGRIREYADKFKGSQYLDGKRPWGIKCDCAFPSATQNEISEEDAKTLVKNGCKLVSEGANMPTEPGGVEVFLQSKILYGPGKAANAGGVAVSGLEMAQNAQHTNWTREEVERRLKEIMDAIHTQVKTTAEEYGMPGNYVVGANIAGFVKVADAMIDQGLV; this comes from the coding sequence ATGTCAAAAGTAAAATCTTACATCCAATCGGTTCTGGACATTGTCAAGAGCCGAAACCCCGGAGAGAAGGAATTTTTCCAGGCAGTTCAGGAAGTGCTGGAGTCTTTGGAGCCGGTGCTGGAGCGGCATCCGAAGTATCAGGACCAGAAGATTCTTGAGCGGATTACGGAGCCGGAGCGGGTGATTATGTTCCGTGTGCCGTGGCTGGATGATAAGGGGCAGATTCAGATCAATCGCGGTTTTCGCGTTCAGATGAACAGTGCGATTGGACCCTACAAGGGCGGTCTGCGGTTTCATCCGAGCGTGAATGTGGGGATTTTGAAGTTTCTGGCGTTTGAACAGGTATTCAAAAACTCTCTGACGACCCTGCCGATGGGCGGCGGCAAAGGCGGTTCGGACTTTGACCCGAAGGGCAAATCGGACAACGAAGTGATGCGGTTCTGTCAGTCGTTTATGACGGAGCTGTGCAAGCACATTGGAGCCAACACGGATGTGCCGGCCGGCGATATTGGTGTGGGCGGACGGGAAATCGGCTATCTGTTCGGCCAGTACAAGCGGATTATCAATGAGTTTACCGGGGTTCTGACAGGCAAGGCGGTCAAGTGGGGCGGCTCTCTGATTCGGCCGGAGGCGACCGGCTACGGCTGTGTGTTCTTTGCGCAGAATATGCTGGCCACCCGCGGCGACAGCATCAAAGGCAAAATCTGCACGGTGTCCGGTTCCGGAAACGTAGCGCAATATACCGTGGAAAAAATCAATCAGCTCGGCGGCAAGTGTGTGACCCTGTCCGATTCGTCCGGAACGATTTATGACCCGTCGGGAATTGATGCTGAAAAACTGGCTTGGGTGATGGAACTCAAGAATGTCCGCCGCGGGCGGATTCGGGAGTATGCCGATAAGTTCAAGGGCTCCCAGTATCTGGACGGCAAGCGTCCGTGGGGAATCAAGTGCGATTGTGCATTCCCGTCTGCGACCCAGAATGAAATTTCTGAAGAAGATGCCAAGACGCTGGTCAAGAACGGCTGCAAACTGGTCAGTGAAGGCGCTAATATGCCGACCGAACCGGGCGGAGTTGAAGTCTTCCTGCAGAGCAAGATTCTGTACGGACCGGGCAAGGCGGCCAATGCGGGCGGCGTTGCGGTTTCGGGTCTGGAAATGGCCCAGAACGCCCAGCACACCAACTGGACCCGCGAGGAAGTTGAGCGGCGTCTGAAAGAGATTATGGATGCCATTCATACTCAGGTGAAGACAACGGCGGAAGAGTATGGAATGCCGGGCAACTACGTAGTCGGTGCCAATATCGCCGGCTTCGTGAAGGTGGCGGATGCGATGATTGATCAGGGTCTTGTATAA
- a CDS encoding LysR family transcriptional regulator, with translation MNIETAKIFCDLVEMKNFSRTAEVHGISQSAVSQQLAQLEMDHKVQLINRKKRPIELTAAGQIFYQACKDILERYDRLNSELAALKQSTCKIHLAAIFSIGMHTLQPYIQKFMSVYPDVNLAVEYNSAKDIYEKLLRGVIDIGVVAIPRRDRNLEIFPFENEPLVLACAPSHPLANRKTVDIHEIQGEKFIAFSEGVPTRRFIDDILNRYHITVRCIMEFDNIETIKRAVEINAGISILPAPTLRSELANGTLRALEFSNEPFFRPTGIIVRKDKSRSKAAQYLIELLRKE, from the coding sequence ATGAACATTGAGACGGCCAAAATCTTTTGTGACTTGGTAGAAATGAAGAATTTCTCGCGGACCGCTGAGGTACACGGCATCAGCCAATCCGCCGTTTCTCAGCAGCTGGCCCAGCTGGAAATGGACCACAAAGTCCAACTGATTAACCGTAAAAAAAGGCCGATTGAATTAACCGCTGCCGGACAAATCTTCTACCAGGCCTGCAAAGACATCCTTGAACGCTACGATCGGCTCAACAGCGAATTGGCCGCCCTCAAGCAGTCCACATGCAAAATCCACTTGGCGGCCATTTTCAGCATCGGAATGCACACCCTCCAGCCCTATATTCAGAAATTTATGTCTGTCTATCCGGATGTAAATCTGGCCGTAGAGTACAACAGTGCCAAGGATATCTACGAAAAACTCCTTCGCGGAGTGATTGACATCGGGGTCGTTGCCATTCCCCGTCGAGACCGCAATCTCGAAATCTTTCCTTTCGAAAACGAACCTCTCGTGCTGGCTTGCGCCCCTTCCCACCCATTGGCAAACCGAAAAACAGTGGACATCCATGAAATCCAGGGCGAAAAGTTTATCGCCTTTTCCGAAGGCGTTCCTACCCGCCGTTTTATCGACGACATCCTGAACCGCTATCATATCACCGTCCGCTGCATTATGGAATTCGACAATATCGAAACGATTAAACGAGCGGTGGAAATCAACGCGGGTATCAGCATCCTGCCCGCTCCGACTCTTCGCAGTGAATTGGCCAACGGGACGCTGCGAGCCCTCGAATTCTCCAATGAACCCTTCTTCCGACCGACAGGGATTATCGTTCGCAAAGACAAAAGCCGTTCCAAGGCCGCCCAATACCTCATCGAACTGCTTCGAAAAGAATAA
- a CDS encoding cobalamin-dependent protein (Presence of a B(12) (cobalamin)-binding domain implies dependence on cobalamin itself, in one of its several forms, or in some unusual lineages, dependence on a cobalamin-like analog.): MVDEHILEKYLRSLLSGDRISCRLVIEDVLKNGVPAHQVYLDIIWPIMVEIERLYREGRIDSAQEAFASRINRTLVNQLQNKLPRKPEKQKKVVICTADNEQAELGGQMLTDLFESDGWETRFLGGSVCTDDILAFIHTYSPDILLLYGMNGSDAPGIRRLIDRIREINAWPAMRIMLSGGVFGRAEGLWEEIGADLYAPDPQQAVQLANMDRATAPVPQKTIKQKIKNTARQTASAANC, translated from the coding sequence ATGGTTGATGAACACATTCTCGAAAAGTACCTTCGCTCACTTCTTTCCGGGGACCGTATCTCTTGTCGGCTTGTCATTGAGGATGTTCTCAAAAACGGAGTACCGGCCCATCAGGTGTACCTTGATATTATTTGGCCGATTATGGTCGAAATCGAACGGCTCTACCGAGAAGGACGAATCGACTCCGCTCAAGAAGCCTTCGCATCCCGAATCAACCGAACGTTAGTCAACCAACTCCAAAACAAACTCCCCAGAAAACCTGAAAAGCAAAAGAAAGTTGTTATATGCACTGCGGATAATGAACAAGCAGAACTCGGCGGTCAAATGCTTACAGACTTGTTCGAAAGCGACGGATGGGAAACCCGCTTCCTCGGAGGGAGTGTTTGTACAGACGATATTCTTGCGTTTATCCATACATATTCTCCTGATATCCTCCTCCTCTATGGAATGAACGGCTCGGACGCACCCGGTATTCGCCGGCTGATCGACAGAATCCGAGAAATTAATGCCTGGCCTGCTATGCGTATTATGCTTTCCGGGGGCGTATTTGGACGCGCAGAGGGACTCTGGGAGGAAATAGGAGCCGACTTATATGCCCCCGACCCCCAGCAGGCCGTCCAACTGGCCAATATGGATCGGGCGACAGCCCCTGTGCCGCAGAAAACCATTAAGCAAAAGATAAAAAACACCGCCAGACAAACCGCCTCTGCGGCAAACTGCTGA
- a CDS encoding 4Fe-4S binding protein, whose protein sequence is MPAKVDKEVCTGCGTCVDACPSEAIEMIEGKAVVDPEKCVDCGLCVSECPVEAISMQ, encoded by the coding sequence ATGCCGGCAAAAGTTGATAAAGAAGTGTGTACCGGGTGCGGGACGTGTGTAGATGCCTGCCCGAGCGAAGCGATTGAGATGATTGAAGGCAAGGCCGTTGTGGATCCGGAAAAGTGCGTAGACTGCGGCTTGTGTGTGAGTGAATGCCCTGTCGAGGCCATTAGTATGCAATAA
- a CDS encoding PEP-CTERM sorting domain-containing protein: protein MKRYLFAGICVMVSVSSVALAGLSFEQVNVEYWAGQGSNRAMIVVDFDDSTSFAFGYLWDGAKTSYDALLAIDAYSDDFTMNAYWVDSVGGWFIADLSYLGASKRGGSWSFFTSDDGVNWLLSWVGASDRVLLNGAWDGWASGDWVWVGPSDWDWAFTGSVRTPIPEPASLGLLGLVSLFVFRKRR from the coding sequence ATGAAACGTTATCTTTTTGCAGGTATTTGTGTGATGGTTAGTGTATCGTCCGTTGCTTTGGCGGGCTTAAGTTTTGAGCAGGTGAATGTGGAATACTGGGCCGGTCAGGGCTCCAATCGGGCAATGATTGTGGTGGATTTTGATGACAGCACCAGCTTCGCCTTCGGGTATCTGTGGGATGGTGCAAAGACCAGTTATGATGCTCTGCTGGCGATAGATGCGTATTCGGATGATTTTACGATGAACGCATACTGGGTGGACAGCGTCGGCGGCTGGTTTATTGCGGATTTAAGCTATCTGGGGGCCTCCAAACGAGGCGGCTCGTGGAGTTTCTTTACATCCGATGACGGCGTGAACTGGTTGCTCAGCTGGGTCGGTGCATCGGACCGAGTTCTATTAAACGGAGCTTGGGACGGCTGGGCCAGCGGCGACTGGGTCTGGGTCGGCCCGAGTGACTGGGACTGGGCCTTTACCGGTTCGGTCCGGACGCCGATACCGGAACCGGCCAGTTTGGGGTTGCTGGGACTGGTGAGCTTGTTTGTGTTCAGGAAACGGCGATAG
- a CDS encoding prepilin-type N-terminal cleavage/methylation domain-containing protein, translated as MALNRKSRGFTLTEVLAVLACLVLLAGLLMPALRQARAQGQSVLCLSKLRQCALAASAYTACYNGFYPMAYRTAASSDWSQIRTIAWDYITTQSWGDGRRIFTWEPGILWQSGDSMEIQQCPGFRGPDNAGGEPFTGYNYNTSYIGHGSAESIPEPAKYYQVRNPAQTVLFGDGQYAEGANKFMRAPWANPGDWSFSGRYAGTQGFRHCRKTNAAFCDGHADTLADRYTETYPEDKKMIAEGTGFLSPDNRLYDLN; from the coding sequence ATGGCGTTGAATAGAAAGAGCCGGGGATTTACGCTGACGGAAGTGTTGGCGGTTTTGGCCTGTCTGGTGCTTTTGGCCGGTCTTTTGATGCCGGCACTCAGGCAGGCCCGCGCGCAAGGGCAGTCCGTGCTGTGTCTGAGCAAGCTGCGGCAGTGTGCCCTGGCGGCGTCGGCTTATACAGCCTGCTATAACGGATTCTATCCAATGGCCTATCGAACTGCGGCCTCTTCCGACTGGAGTCAAATCCGGACGATTGCGTGGGATTATATTACGACCCAGAGCTGGGGCGACGGGCGGCGAATTTTTACCTGGGAACCCGGCATTTTGTGGCAAAGCGGCGATTCGATGGAGATTCAGCAGTGCCCGGGCTTTCGAGGACCGGACAATGCAGGCGGCGAGCCGTTTACGGGCTACAATTACAACACCAGTTATATCGGGCACGGCAGTGCCGAGAGCATCCCGGAACCGGCCAAATATTATCAGGTTCGCAATCCGGCCCAGACGGTCTTGTTCGGAGACGGACAGTATGCGGAAGGGGCGAATAAGTTTATGCGGGCACCGTGGGCCAATCCGGGAGATTGGAGTTTCAGCGGCCGATATGCCGGAACGCAGGGATTTCGGCATTGCCGAAAAACAAATGCAGCTTTTTGCGACGGACACGCAGACACGCTGGCGGACCGCTATACGGAGACTTATCCGGAGGACAAGAAGATGATTGCGGAGGGAACGGGCTTTCTGTCGCCGGATAACCGCCTGTATGATTTGAATTAA